A window from Kovacikia minuta CCNUW1 encodes these proteins:
- the rpsU gene encoding 30S ribosomal protein S21, which translates to MTQVVLGENEGIDSALRRFKRQVSKAGILADLRSHRHFETPLEKKKRKAIVARRKRRYS; encoded by the coding sequence ATGACCCAGGTAGTTCTTGGCGAAAATGAAGGCATTGATTCAGCACTGCGACGGTTTAAGCGTCAGGTTTCTAAGGCGGGAATTCTAGCTGACCTGAGGTCACATCGGCATTTTGAAACCCCCCTTGAGAAGAAAAAGCGGAAGGCAATTGTAGCTCGTCGGAAACGGCGGTATAGCTAA
- a CDS encoding RelA/SpoT family protein yields MNLTAPTSTIEFVIPEWLRECLNTRHLSHKSDASHEAPGEADLICRAFEFAYSLHEGQYRASGEPYIIHPVAVAGLLRDLGGGSAMIAAGFLHDIVEDTDVTSEELEQRFGKEVRLLVEGVTKLSKFNFSSKTERQAENFRRMFLAMAQDIRVIVVKLADRLHNMRTLEYLPDQKRRQIALETREIFAPLANRLGIGRFKWELEDLSFKYLEPESYREIQELVAEKRADREARLTKIAESLKHRLQQVGIPYNEISGRPKHLYGILQKMQRQQKGYNEIYDVAAIRIIVNTNDECYRALAVVHDMFRPIPGRFKDYIGLPKPNRYQSLHTVVIGPSGKPLEVQIRTLEMHHIAEYGIAAHWKYKETGNSHHQMTPTDEKFTWLRQLLDWQSDLKDAQEYLEHIKDGLFDGDVYVFTPNGDVVSLSRGATPVDFAYRIHTEIGNHCAGARVNERMVTLDTLLKNGDIVEILTQKNSRPSLDWLNFVVTPGARNRIRQWYKRSNREENIARGREMLERELGKNGLEALLKSAPMQTAAERCNYHSVEDLLAALGYGEITLNLVLNRLREAVKVQQSIAKASEGWGGIDPQALPLLPAPTKAPPLLPSSKSPIIGVEGLLYHVAGCCTPVPGEPIIGVVTRGSRGISIHRQGCPNVEPVPGDRLVPVNWNSTDHDSGRPQTYPVDIQIEVIDRVGVLKDILSRLTDNNINVRNAQVKTYPDQTAMIDLGIDIRDHEQLERTFTQIKKLSDVLNLRRLNQVEG; encoded by the coding sequence ATGAACCTGACGGCTCCCACTTCGACGATTGAATTTGTGATTCCTGAATGGCTTCGGGAATGCCTCAACACGCGCCATTTATCCCATAAGTCAGATGCTTCACACGAGGCTCCTGGAGAAGCCGATTTGATTTGTCGAGCTTTTGAATTTGCCTACAGCCTTCACGAAGGGCAATATCGAGCGTCCGGCGAACCCTACATCATCCATCCGGTGGCTGTTGCAGGGTTGTTACGGGATTTGGGCGGCGGCAGTGCGATGATTGCCGCTGGTTTTTTGCATGATATCGTCGAAGATACCGATGTCACCTCTGAAGAGTTAGAGCAACGGTTTGGTAAGGAAGTTCGGCTTCTGGTGGAAGGCGTAACCAAGCTATCTAAATTTAATTTCTCCAGTAAAACCGAACGGCAGGCAGAAAACTTCCGCCGCATGTTCCTGGCAATGGCACAGGACATTCGAGTGATTGTAGTAAAACTGGCAGATCGTTTGCATAACATGCGGACGCTGGAATATTTACCCGACCAGAAACGGCGGCAGATTGCCCTTGAAACGCGGGAAATCTTTGCCCCCCTGGCAAATCGATTGGGGATTGGGCGCTTTAAGTGGGAACTGGAAGACCTGTCGTTTAAGTACCTTGAACCCGAATCCTATCGCGAAATCCAAGAACTGGTTGCCGAAAAGCGAGCCGATCGCGAAGCCCGCTTAACGAAAATTGCGGAGAGTCTGAAACATCGGCTTCAGCAGGTTGGTATTCCTTACAACGAAATTAGCGGTCGCCCCAAACATCTGTATGGCATCCTGCAAAAAATGCAGCGCCAGCAAAAAGGCTACAACGAAATTTATGATGTAGCTGCAATTCGGATTATCGTCAACACCAATGACGAGTGCTATCGTGCCCTCGCAGTTGTTCATGACATGTTTCGCCCAATTCCGGGCAGGTTCAAAGACTATATTGGGCTACCGAAACCAAACCGATACCAGTCACTTCACACCGTTGTAATTGGTCCATCGGGCAAGCCCCTGGAAGTTCAAATCCGCACCTTAGAAATGCACCATATCGCGGAGTATGGGATCGCTGCCCACTGGAAGTACAAAGAAACGGGCAACTCCCATCACCAGATGACGCCGACCGATGAGAAATTTACCTGGTTGCGTCAATTGTTAGATTGGCAGAGCGATCTCAAAGACGCCCAGGAATACCTGGAACATATCAAGGACGGCTTGTTTGATGGCGATGTCTATGTCTTCACTCCCAATGGAGATGTGGTGTCGCTAAGTCGGGGGGCAACACCTGTAGATTTTGCTTACCGAATTCACACTGAGATTGGAAATCATTGTGCTGGAGCAAGGGTCAACGAGCGGATGGTGACGTTGGATACCCTGCTAAAAAATGGGGATATTGTCGAAATTCTGACTCAGAAGAATTCTCGTCCCAGTCTGGATTGGCTGAATTTTGTGGTCACTCCGGGTGCTCGTAACCGCATTCGCCAGTGGTATAAACGATCCAACCGAGAAGAAAACATTGCCCGTGGTCGCGAAATGCTGGAGCGGGAACTGGGCAAAAATGGGCTTGAAGCCCTGTTAAAATCCGCCCCGATGCAGACCGCAGCTGAGCGCTGTAACTACCACAGTGTTGAAGATCTGCTGGCAGCCCTGGGTTACGGTGAAATCACCCTCAACCTTGTGCTGAATCGGTTACGAGAAGCCGTGAAGGTGCAACAATCGATCGCGAAAGCGAGTGAGGGCTGGGGGGGCATCGATCCCCAGGCATTGCCACTGCTTCCCGCGCCCACTAAAGCACCCCCCTTGCTTCCCTCTAGTAAGTCTCCCATCATTGGGGTCGAAGGGTTGCTCTATCACGTTGCCGGGTGTTGTACGCCAGTTCCTGGTGAACCGATTATTGGTGTCGTGACTCGAGGCAGCCGTGGGATCTCCATCCACCGCCAGGGTTGCCCCAATGTGGAACCAGTCCCCGGAGATCGCCTTGTTCCTGTTAACTGGAATTCCACCGATCATGACAGTGGTCGGCCCCAAACCTATCCGGTCGATATTCAAATTGAAGTAATCGATCGAGTCGGTGTATTAAAAGACATCCTGTCCCGGTTAACCGATAACAACATTAACGTGCGGAATGCCCAGGTCAAAACCTATCCAGACCAGACAGCAATGATTGATTTAGGCATTGACATTCGGGATCACGAACAGCTTGAGCGCACCTTCACCCAGATCAAGAAACTGAGTGATGTTCTTAACCTGCGTCGTCTTAATCAAGTTGAAGGATAG
- the patD gene encoding heterocyst frequency control protein PatD, protein MLPLLHRECYEAFKQTLEQASTAVVQTNSDGSDLKRMVTELQQFFQERILSLNANELNPEIEQRVQSYQVEINKQLRLLGMDVLFLQAARQATTSEQRRSQVSDRLMILIRYCEAMLEGEE, encoded by the coding sequence ATGTTACCTTTATTGCACCGAGAGTGTTACGAAGCGTTTAAGCAGACTTTGGAGCAGGCAAGCACTGCGGTAGTTCAAACAAACTCTGATGGGTCAGATTTGAAGAGAATGGTGACTGAACTTCAGCAATTTTTTCAGGAGCGAATTTTAAGTCTAAATGCCAATGAATTGAACCCTGAAATTGAGCAACGGGTGCAGTCTTATCAGGTGGAAATTAATAAGCAACTGCGGTTGTTGGGGATGGATGTCCTGTTTTTACAAGCAGCCCGTCAGGCAACAACCAGCGAACAACGCCGCAGCCAGGTGAGCGATCGCCTCATGATTCTGATTCGCTACTGCGAAGCGATGCTGGAGGGTGAGGAGTGA
- a CDS encoding zf-TFIIB domain-containing protein, which produces MECPKDRKELIDGRLMGEIPVKHCPGCEGTWIPPEEYANWQEKQPQVELSAALVDHVLDMDSVPSPFDTRAALCPDCNCYLARGKVNTRKPFYVERCPNCKGVWCDRGEWEVLEKMGLHQMIGRLFSPDWQSLMREREQFVQERRATTDKLGPELANRIFELAELLEQHPNGDFGVAYLMRRFDK; this is translated from the coding sequence GTGGAGTGTCCTAAGGATAGAAAGGAGTTGATTGATGGCAGGTTGATGGGTGAGATCCCTGTCAAACATTGTCCTGGTTGTGAGGGCACATGGATTCCGCCGGAGGAGTATGCGAACTGGCAGGAAAAGCAACCCCAGGTGGAGTTATCTGCGGCACTGGTTGACCACGTTTTGGACATGGACAGTGTGCCTTCTCCATTCGATACCAGGGCTGCTTTGTGCCCAGATTGTAATTGTTATTTAGCAAGGGGAAAGGTAAATACCAGAAAACCTTTCTATGTCGAGCGGTGCCCAAACTGTAAGGGGGTCTGGTGCGATCGCGGCGAATGGGAAGTGCTGGAGAAAATGGGACTGCATCAAATGATTGGGCGGCTCTTTTCTCCTGACTGGCAAAGCCTGATGCGGGAACGGGAACAGTTTGTTCAGGAACGGCGTGCAACCACTGATAAATTGGGACCAGAACTAGCTAATCGGATTTTTGAACTAGCTGAACTGCTGGAACAACATCCCAATGGAGATTTTGGAGTGGCGTATTTGATGCGGAGATTTGATAAGTAA
- a CDS encoding alpha/beta hydrolase has protein sequence MMDVWVDDFWKDQMIDGQPQRVHSFFVQSTAPTNIEDSERKPDRILPTISDVVESLYHNSQTNESYTGLVIQIHGYNTGVKKVGNEEKDYTREGWAEICRYINNINAKDKGDLAISEKQNSFVFLGFRWPSERVPSDLYTSATSLPIILKILFRSGLVFTAIGLVLLLVLSSTSAHILSILLVITGVALSTLVASLFILRSIVYFRDAYRATNFGVTDLVEFIRQLDLGLVKRRINEPFFQAVIQDISQSVEIDPDLLAKAVRKTWESIENERDLLDDRNDEKFCLLLPRLKQGDLVKLEDTLFLQIYTSLLQAKKPTYSAEEFQAAANYWNKDKPRIRLSFIAHSMGAFVTSQVIRILSDVFDPRAIGDRESLEKLPPSNVGRVFRLGRLILVSPDIPLITITSGRTNFLRSALRRFEEAYLFSNEGDLALRLASTAANYFSFPAKTRTQGYRLGNLSVSPKNSTTLKSKELASSSTYGILNLQELPDPDSHLLPYLEVNVLSKDRNQRLDPDSQWEEIQDSAEAVATVQKDKEAIADLFTFFDCTEYKDWMNFDGKRKESYVLILDNQKSPLKLRGYIRLFIAYVCGKRDVHGGYFKGPFTKLLIYRLAFLGFSGLLDSLILTPPEDFGIKEPLPDDLSDEINRLREMAQTNSTSFETPSIPPYLLPSEQLDRLQEKRRIALSYLSWLCVQRQIQVAVSPERYQVDIKGLNRGEIRKVMLVEKVRSEG, from the coding sequence ATGATGGATGTTTGGGTAGACGATTTTTGGAAAGACCAAATGATTGATGGTCAGCCGCAAAGAGTGCATAGTTTCTTTGTGCAAAGTACCGCACCAACCAATATTGAAGACAGCGAACGGAAACCAGACAGAATTTTGCCCACAATTTCTGATGTGGTTGAGAGCCTATACCACAATAGCCAAACAAACGAGAGCTATACGGGATTGGTAATTCAAATTCATGGCTACAACACGGGAGTCAAGAAAGTCGGAAATGAAGAAAAAGATTACACCCGTGAAGGCTGGGCAGAAATATGCAGGTATATCAATAACATTAATGCAAAAGATAAAGGGGATCTAGCAATTTCTGAGAAGCAAAATAGTTTTGTTTTCCTGGGCTTTCGCTGGCCCTCGGAAAGGGTTCCCTCAGACTTATACACTTCTGCAACATCGTTACCAATTATTCTTAAAATTCTGTTTCGATCGGGATTAGTTTTTACTGCAATTGGGCTTGTTTTACTGCTGGTGCTTTCATCAACAAGCGCTCATATTCTATCCATACTGTTAGTCATCACTGGGGTTGCTTTATCTACGTTGGTTGCCAGCTTGTTTATTCTGAGATCGATTGTCTATTTTAGAGATGCTTACCGGGCGACCAATTTTGGTGTAACAGATTTGGTTGAATTTATCCGACAACTGGATCTGGGATTAGTGAAGCGGAGAATCAACGAGCCATTCTTTCAAGCGGTGATTCAAGATATTAGTCAGAGTGTAGAAATCGATCCCGATTTGCTGGCAAAAGCGGTTAGAAAAACCTGGGAATCGATTGAGAATGAGCGGGATCTGTTGGACGATCGCAACGATGAAAAATTTTGTTTATTGCTCCCCAGACTCAAGCAAGGTGATCTGGTAAAACTCGAAGATACCCTTTTTCTTCAGATCTACACCAGCCTGCTACAGGCTAAAAAACCAACATACAGTGCAGAAGAATTTCAAGCCGCAGCTAATTATTGGAATAAAGATAAGCCAAGGATACGGTTATCGTTTATTGCCCATAGCATGGGAGCATTTGTCACTAGCCAGGTCATTCGGATTCTTTCTGATGTGTTTGATCCTCGAGCAATTGGCGATCGGGAAAGTTTGGAAAAATTACCGCCTTCTAATGTGGGTCGTGTTTTTCGTTTAGGGCGCTTAATTCTTGTTTCTCCAGATATTCCTCTCATCACCATTACATCAGGTCGGACTAATTTTTTGCGCTCAGCCTTACGGCGATTTGAAGAAGCCTATCTGTTCAGTAATGAAGGAGATTTAGCCCTGCGGCTTGCCTCAACCGCAGCGAATTACTTCTCCTTTCCAGCAAAAACCCGCACTCAGGGATACCGACTTGGCAATTTAAGTGTGAGTCCTAAGAATTCCACCACCCTCAAATCAAAAGAGTTAGCTTCCTCTTCTACCTATGGAATTTTGAATCTGCAAGAATTGCCCGATCCGGATAGCCATTTATTACCCTATCTGGAAGTGAATGTTTTGAGCAAAGATCGAAACCAGCGTTTAGACCCGGATAGCCAATGGGAAGAGATTCAGGACAGCGCAGAAGCTGTTGCCACTGTTCAAAAAGACAAGGAAGCGATCGCTGATTTGTTTACCTTTTTTGATTGCACGGAGTACAAGGATTGGATGAATTTTGATGGCAAGAGGAAAGAGTCCTATGTGCTAATTTTGGACAACCAAAAATCTCCGCTCAAGCTCCGTGGATACATCCGTTTATTTATTGCCTATGTTTGCGGTAAACGAGATGTTCATGGTGGTTATTTTAAGGGTCCCTTCACTAAATTGCTGATCTATCGGTTAGCATTTCTTGGCTTTTCGGGGCTGCTCGATTCCCTTATACTTACCCCCCCCGAAGATTTTGGTATCAAAGAGCCTTTACCTGATGATTTGAGCGATGAGATAAACCGCCTGCGAGAGATGGCGCAGACAAATTCGACCTCCTTTGAAACTCCCTCCATTCCCCCTTATTTGCTCCCCTCAGAACAACTCGATCGGCTTCAGGAAAAACGCCGAATTGCTCTCAGCTATCTGTCCTGGCTCTGTGTCCAGCGCCAAATCCAGGTAGCCGTCTCACCAGAGCGATATCAGGTTGATATCAAAGGGCTAAATCGCGGCGAAATTCGGAAAGTGATGTTGGTGGAAAAAGTGAGGAGTGAGGGGTGA
- a CDS encoding DUF362 domain-containing protein, with translation MSQPSVSLIRAQSYDRPRLRASLENLLEPLGGMAAFVKPGDRVLLKPNLLTGSRPGKECVTRPELVYCVAQMIQEVGGQPFLGDGPAFGSALGVAKANGYLPIMAELGLPIIEFHGKRYQTVSDEFNHLLLSKEAMDADVIINLPKVKSHCQLTLTMGVKNLFGCVPGKMKAWWHMEAGKDRDRFGSMLVETARAIAPDLTILDGIIGHEGNGPSGGEPRPLNLLAASTDVFALDRAIVEILKVDPTTIPTVVASQKLGLCPDLDAIDFPQCHPQDLQIEDWQLPENLIPIDFGLPRVLKSTFRHLYIRFIKEPMQVWTVVGKG, from the coding sequence ATGAGCCAACCATCCGTTAGTTTGATTCGTGCTCAGTCCTACGATCGCCCTCGGCTGCGGGCATCTCTGGAAAACCTGTTGGAACCGTTGGGTGGAATGGCAGCGTTTGTGAAACCGGGCGATCGTGTTCTGTTGAAACCGAATCTATTGACGGGATCACGTCCTGGTAAGGAATGTGTTACCCGTCCAGAACTGGTTTATTGCGTGGCACAAATGATTCAGGAAGTGGGAGGTCAACCATTTTTAGGAGATGGCCCCGCCTTTGGGAGTGCTTTGGGGGTTGCGAAAGCCAATGGTTATTTACCCATCATGGCGGAACTGGGTTTGCCGATCATAGAGTTTCATGGCAAGCGCTACCAAACGGTGAGTGATGAGTTTAACCATTTGCTTTTATCTAAAGAAGCAATGGATGCAGATGTAATTATCAATCTGCCCAAGGTCAAATCCCATTGTCAACTGACCTTGACGATGGGCGTGAAGAATTTGTTTGGCTGTGTTCCCGGCAAGATGAAAGCCTGGTGGCACATGGAAGCTGGGAAAGACCGGGATCGCTTTGGCTCCATGCTAGTTGAAACGGCACGGGCGATCGCCCCAGACCTGACGATTCTAGATGGCATCATCGGACACGAAGGGAACGGACCCAGTGGTGGCGAACCTCGACCATTAAATCTTCTCGCAGCTTCCACCGATGTGTTTGCACTCGATCGAGCTATTGTCGAAATCCTTAAAGTTGATCCCACAACCATTCCAACCGTTGTTGCCTCACAAAAGTTAGGGCTTTGCCCTGATTTAGACGCGATCGACTTCCCCCAATGCCATCCCCAGGATCTCCAGATTGAGGACTGGCAACTTCCTGAGAACCTGATTCCGATCGATTTTGGGCTCCCTCGCGTCCTTAAATCTACCTTCAGACATCTCTATATTCGGTTCATTAAGGAGCCAATGCAGGTCTGGACGGTGGTGGGGAAAGGATAA
- a CDS encoding alpha/beta fold hydrolase: protein MLQFHPPGIGQQVVETSLGAMVYYTPVGAPWTPAPADAPTLLFLHGFGGGASAYEWSKVYPAFLDTHRVLVPDLIGWGQSAHPARDYRVEDYLTTLTEFVEKTCTTPVTVVASSLTGAIAVRLAVGRSDLFNALFLVCPSGFSDFGQDAGRRLPLQIINTPLLNQLIYTLGATHEAAVRNFLERFLFAQPDRISPETVAAYLESAQQPNAQYAALAFLQGNLYFDLARYIGQLKTPTTILWGEKAQFTPVEQGRRLACLNPTAVQFFLRLQGTGVLPALEQPETVTGLLQWFLWKGLNSGDRDTPEDATSVTPAAISTGN, encoded by the coding sequence ATGCTGCAATTTCATCCTCCGGGTATCGGACAGCAAGTAGTTGAAACCTCCCTAGGCGCAATGGTTTATTACACTCCCGTAGGTGCGCCCTGGACACCTGCACCGGCAGATGCACCGACATTGCTTTTTTTACATGGTTTTGGGGGGGGAGCCTCTGCCTACGAATGGTCGAAGGTCTATCCGGCATTTCTGGACACGCATCGGGTACTGGTTCCCGACTTGATTGGGTGGGGACAATCCGCCCATCCCGCCCGCGACTACCGGGTTGAAGATTACCTGACGACGCTAACGGAATTTGTGGAAAAAACCTGCACTACTCCTGTAACCGTAGTCGCGTCTTCACTGACGGGAGCGATCGCAGTCCGCCTGGCAGTTGGGCGCTCAGATTTATTCAATGCCCTGTTTTTAGTCTGTCCGTCTGGATTTTCAGACTTTGGGCAAGATGCGGGGCGTCGCCTGCCCTTGCAGATCATCAACACTCCTCTGCTTAACCAACTAATTTACACCCTAGGGGCAACCCACGAAGCCGCAGTCCGCAACTTTCTGGAGCGGTTTCTATTCGCCCAGCCTGACCGCATCTCCCCGGAAACTGTCGCCGCTTACCTGGAATCAGCCCAACAGCCAAACGCCCAATATGCAGCCCTCGCTTTTTTGCAGGGTAACCTCTACTTCGACCTGGCCCGTTACATCGGGCAACTAAAAACCCCAACTACCATCCTCTGGGGCGAAAAAGCGCAGTTTACACCGGTGGAGCAGGGACGACGACTGGCCTGCTTGAACCCGACAGCAGTTCAATTTTTTCTTCGGCTCCAGGGAACGGGCGTTTTACCTGCCCTGGAGCAACCCGAGACCGTAACCGGGCTTTTGCAATGGTTCCTCTGGAAAGGGCTCAACAGCGGCGATCGCGACACACCAGAAGATGCGACATCCGTTACCCCGGCAGCGATCTCAACAGGGAATTAA
- the hisA gene encoding 1-(5-phosphoribosyl)-5-[(5-phosphoribosylamino)methylideneamino]imidazole-4-carboxamide isomerase, whose protein sequence is MEVIPAIDLLEGRCVRLYQGDYDQAQTFDENPVAVARQWVAAGASRLHVVDLDGAKAGHPVNVQAIEAIVRAVDVPVQVGGGLRDRQSAADLLHRGVQRIILGTIAVEQPDLVNQLCQEFPGQIVVGIDARNGKVATRGWLETSEVMATDLAQRMTTFGVAAIIYTDIHRDGTLQGPNLEALRELADSVEVPVVASGGVSSITDLLSLLALEPIGVTGAIVGRALYTGDISLKEALRAVGPGRWQDVPPDFDSSALA, encoded by the coding sequence ATGGAGGTTATTCCAGCGATCGATTTGCTAGAGGGACGCTGTGTTCGTTTATATCAGGGTGATTACGACCAGGCGCAAACATTTGATGAGAATCCGGTAGCAGTTGCCCGTCAGTGGGTTGCAGCAGGAGCATCCCGGCTGCATGTGGTCGATCTAGATGGCGCAAAGGCAGGGCATCCTGTCAATGTGCAGGCGATCGAGGCAATTGTACGAGCGGTGGATGTACCTGTTCAGGTGGGCGGAGGTCTGCGCGATCGTCAAAGTGCCGCTGATTTACTCCATCGGGGGGTGCAGCGCATTATCCTGGGCACCATTGCAGTTGAGCAGCCCGATCTTGTCAACCAACTGTGCCAGGAGTTCCCAGGACAAATCGTGGTTGGGATCGATGCCCGCAATGGCAAAGTCGCAACGCGAGGTTGGCTGGAAACTTCAGAAGTGATGGCAACAGACCTGGCACAGCGGATGACCACTTTTGGTGTCGCAGCGATCATTTATACCGATATTCATCGGGATGGCACCCTCCAGGGGCCAAACCTGGAAGCACTGCGAGAACTGGCGGACAGTGTTGAGGTGCCTGTAGTTGCATCGGGGGGGGTTAGCTCAATCACGGATTTATTGAGTTTGTTGGCACTAGAACCGATCGGGGTAACCGGGGCGATCGTCGGTCGTGCCCTTTATACCGGAGATATTTCCTTAAAGGAGGCATTACGGGCAGTGGGTCCAGGGCGTTGGCAAGATGTTCCACCGGACTTTGACTCATCAGCCCTGGCGTAG
- a CDS encoding LmeA family phospholipid-binding protein — protein sequence MFGGFTVTPPGADLGERMLNKVASESLRHLFTQSESVDVVIRCNPSSKLLQGSIDSFKMSGRHLVIRKDFQVEEMSFETDAVSIDFSSVLSGKIRLKQPTQAVAQVVLSEAGINHAFTAELVKKRLQNIDTPELASLSGGEPVSFTDVNVQLLPDNQMKIFAKTELPNGTVPISLLATLAVERRRRILFQNPQFEAEVVPESLRGVSSLLTTAFAEILNNMVDLDRFDLDGVTMRINRLETQGKTLVFSGYAQVERFPGSR from the coding sequence ATGTTTGGTGGCTTCACTGTAACTCCTCCCGGCGCAGACCTTGGAGAGCGTATGCTCAACAAGGTTGCCAGCGAGTCACTCCGTCACCTGTTCACTCAGAGTGAGTCAGTGGACGTTGTCATTCGCTGCAATCCCTCCAGCAAATTGCTGCAAGGGAGCATTGACAGTTTCAAAATGAGTGGACGGCATCTTGTCATCCGAAAAGACTTCCAGGTGGAAGAGATGTCGTTTGAAACCGATGCGGTTTCGATTGACTTTAGTTCTGTGCTGTCGGGCAAAATTCGTTTGAAACAGCCGACTCAGGCTGTAGCGCAGGTTGTCCTTTCGGAAGCTGGAATTAATCATGCATTTACAGCAGAGTTAGTCAAAAAGCGGCTGCAAAATATTGATACACCTGAACTCGCGAGTTTATCGGGTGGTGAACCCGTTTCGTTTACGGATGTAAACGTTCAACTGCTGCCAGACAATCAAATGAAAATTTTTGCGAAAACTGAGTTGCCGAATGGGACTGTGCCAATTAGTTTGCTGGCAACGCTGGCGGTTGAGCGGCGGCGGCGGATTCTGTTTCAAAATCCTCAATTTGAAGCGGAGGTGGTACCGGAGTCATTACGGGGTGTTTCCAGTCTTTTAACTACGGCATTTGCTGAAATCCTCAACAACATGGTGGATTTAGATCGGTTTGACCTGGATGGGGTGACGATGCGGATCAACCGGCTGGAAACCCAGGGTAAGACATTAGTTTTCAGCGGCTATGCTCAGGTAGAACGCTTTCCAGGCAGCCGTTGA
- a CDS encoding type II secretion system F family protein yields the protein MRESARFFGQFAALLKAGLSVQQSLSMVGKDCSPALQRVLREANLKIEMGQDLATALEPYPHYFDRWTISLIRTSEYSGALGETFERLAIAAEVSHRRQRLYRSIQRSIFLILLGLGALLFLLTQGGTIFLLQPSFWLMILVLVVGLLVATRLLGSRSMGQEVLRSLPQFPLVGGIVQARAMLYLTELELPLRCGVPILQALQLVRCHIPDREMAAGLAIASHQIQAGKTLSQSLKGRLTPLAAQMLRTGEETGNLEGMLEKVSEYYERDLECRLKQLQGILRPLGIIAIGGLVLLSGVQGINSLLRSLPG from the coding sequence ATGCGAGAGTCTGCCCGCTTCTTCGGTCAGTTTGCGGCACTGCTCAAGGCAGGGCTTTCTGTGCAGCAAAGTTTGAGTATGGTGGGGAAGGATTGCAGTCCTGCGCTGCAAAGAGTTCTCCGGGAGGCCAATCTCAAGATAGAGATGGGGCAGGATTTAGCGACTGCACTTGAGCCTTACCCCCACTATTTTGACAGATGGACAATAAGCCTGATTCGAACTTCAGAGTATAGCGGTGCCCTGGGGGAAACGTTTGAGCGGTTGGCGATCGCCGCTGAAGTTTCGCACAGACGGCAACGCCTTTACCGCTCCATTCAGCGCTCCATTTTTCTGATTCTTCTGGGGTTAGGGGCATTACTGTTCCTGCTGACTCAGGGAGGCACGATTTTTCTATTGCAGCCCTCTTTCTGGCTGATGATTCTTGTCCTGGTGGTGGGTCTTTTGGTTGCAACGAGGCTGTTAGGTTCCCGCTCAATGGGTCAGGAGGTGTTGCGATCCCTGCCCCAGTTTCCCCTGGTTGGTGGGATTGTGCAGGCGAGAGCGATGCTTTACCTGACTGAATTGGAATTGCCCCTCCGGTGCGGTGTCCCAATCCTGCAAGCATTGCAGCTAGTGCGCTGCCACATTCCTGATCGAGAGATGGCAGCCGGTTTGGCGATCGCTTCCCACCAAATCCAGGCAGGAAAAACCCTTAGTCAAAGTTTGAAGGGAAGGCTGACTCCCCTGGCAGCGCAGATGCTCCGCACGGGTGAGGAGACGGGTAATTTAGAAGGAATGTTGGAAAAAGTCTCAGAGTACTATGAGCGGGATTTGGAATGTAGGCTGAAGCAACTGCAAGGAATTTTGCGTCCGTTGGGGATTATTGCCATCGGTGGTTTAGTTTTATTGTCGGGTGTTCAAGGGATTAATTCCCTGTTGAGATCGCTGCCGGGGTAA